The Dehalococcoidia bacterium nucleotide sequence CAAGCAAATAGGCCCCGGAGGAGAAGCGGTGGTTGCCGAGCTGGTGCCGGCGGTGGTCCAATGGAACAGGGGGCCACTGGGACATCTTGCAGGACACCCGCTTAACGACGTTAGAACCACCGTTCGAGAAATAGACGTTGCCCAGATTCTAAAAGAAGAACAGATGGCCTACGATGCCATTCTCCTCGACGTGGATAATGGTCCGCAAGGGCTATCGCGCCATGCCAATAACTGGCTGTACGCTCTGGCAGGACTGGAGACCGCCCGAGATGCGCTGAGATCCAGAGGTATTCTGGCCATATGGTCGGCCGCCCCCAGCCGGGCTTTCACGCGGCGCATGCGAAGCGCAGGTTTCTGGACAGACGAAATTTGTGTCGGTGAAATGGGCCCCAAATGTGGACCGCGAAACACCATCTTCATCGGCAGAAAGCGAGTATAGACTGCTCCCAGAAATTTATCGGAAGGTCCAACATCGGGTTGTTTTTCCTGACCAATTCAAGTATTATGTTTTCTTAGCATCCTTAAAATCGCTTGCGGGCTAGCAAAACGGCAGCCATTTGCCTACCTCAACTGCGATGAAGAAGATGGAAACGTAAATGATGCAAGAGATACAGGAAATTCTGGCGTCTCACTCTGCTGAGCGCAGCAGTCTGATCCCGATCCTTCAGGATATCCAGGAAAGTCTGGGGTATCTCTCCGAAGAGGCGCTGGACCAGATCAGCTGTTCCCTCAAACTATCCATCAACGAAATCTATGGGGTTGCCACCTTCTATAACCAGTTTCGTTTCCAGCCCCCCGGTGAGCACACCATCCATGTTTGTCTGGGCACCGCCTGCCATGTGAGGGGAGGAGAACAGATCATGGATGCCATGGAGAGGGAGCTGAAGGTGAAGTCGGGGGAAACCACCGGAGACGGCAAATTCAGTCTGGAAAGGGTAGCCTGTTTTGGGTGCTGTGCACTGGCGCCGGTGGTGGCGGTGGATGGCAAAGTTCATGCCCAGCTTACCGCCAAGAAAGTCCCATCCATAATCTCGCAATACCACAAATAGAGAGTCGATAGAACCATATGAGACCATTATCAGAGCTATATCCACAAGCGCAAGCCGAGTGGAAACAACTGGAGAAAAGCGAGGTCCCCGTTTTCTTTGTCGGAGCGGCAACATGCGGCCATGCTGCGGGTGCTTCCTCAGTATTGGAGGCCCTTCGCCGA carries:
- the nuoE gene encoding NADH-quinone oxidoreductase subunit NuoE translates to MMQEIQEILASHSAERSSLIPILQDIQESLGYLSEEALDQISCSLKLSINEIYGVATFYNQFRFQPPGEHTIHVCLGTACHVRGGEQIMDAMERELKVKSGETTGDGKFSLERVACFGCCALAPVVAVDGKVHAQLTAKKVPSIISQYHK